The following are encoded in a window of Actinomycetota bacterium genomic DNA:
- a CDS encoding C40 family peptidase: protein MPGGQFIATFTLCVAQLITAAALLAAPASAHANPIDSATPSPPATASTTPQPPAPLRTPPADNSSSAINVPVDEETAEFRAELARRQQLLDEFLAQLDALDRELSIAAEAHNAAVARLEATRQQIARTEVDLANAEHAYSVQMELLNGRTAEMYKEGSLSPLVMLLGSDSFQDLIARVQFLNAIGSADAAAAEKLRAQRDLVRESADRLREAQTHAETLEFELKARQLEIMARIEERQEMLANAQLELLELLDEHAAQRQTEETALLRSILSGANEAGIRIEPGSPVETAFAYYGVPYLWGGKNPAGFDCSGLLYYTFKQHGVELPHYSGAQFLRGERIPPAALQPGDAVFFGSPIHHVGMYVGGGYFIHAPRTGDFVSLAPLAERRDYAGARRYNWVPRTAPPSRARVNPAAPFAAIR from the coding sequence ATGCCTGGCGGACAATTCATCGCTACATTTACTCTGTGCGTGGCGCAACTCATTACAGCTGCGGCGTTGCTTGCGGCCCCAGCCTCCGCGCATGCGAACCCGATTGATTCCGCGACGCCAAGTCCCCCGGCAACGGCCAGTACGACACCGCAGCCTCCGGCGCCGTTGCGCACTCCTCCAGCCGACAACTCTTCCTCGGCAATCAACGTTCCCGTCGACGAAGAAACGGCGGAGTTCAGAGCCGAGCTCGCTCGTAGACAGCAGTTGCTCGACGAGTTTCTGGCGCAGCTCGACGCCCTCGATCGCGAGCTGTCCATAGCGGCCGAGGCGCACAACGCCGCAGTGGCGCGCCTTGAGGCTACGCGGCAGCAGATAGCACGCACCGAAGTCGATCTCGCCAACGCCGAGCACGCTTACTCCGTGCAGATGGAGCTTCTCAATGGCCGCACCGCCGAAATGTACAAGGAGGGCTCGCTGAGCCCCCTCGTAATGCTGCTCGGATCCGATTCCTTCCAGGATCTCATCGCGCGGGTTCAGTTCCTGAACGCGATTGGATCTGCAGACGCCGCGGCGGCCGAGAAGTTACGCGCCCAGCGCGACCTCGTTAGGGAGTCCGCAGATAGACTTCGGGAAGCTCAAACGCACGCCGAGACCCTGGAGTTCGAACTCAAAGCGCGTCAACTCGAGATCATGGCCCGCATCGAGGAACGACAGGAGATGCTGGCTAACGCCCAGCTGGAGCTGCTCGAACTGCTCGACGAACATGCCGCGCAAAGGCAGACAGAGGAGACCGCCCTGCTCCGCTCGATACTGTCGGGCGCAAACGAGGCTGGCATCAGGATCGAGCCCGGGTCGCCTGTTGAGACCGCTTTCGCTTACTACGGTGTGCCTTATCTTTGGGGAGGAAAGAATCCCGCCGGATTCGACTGCTCGGGCTTGCTTTACTACACCTTCAAGCAGCATGGCGTTGAGCTCCCACACTACTCTGGAGCCCAGTTCCTGCGCGGCGAGAGAATCCCACCTGCCGCCCTGCAGCCTGGGGACGCGGTGTTTTTCGGTTCACCAATCCACCATGTGGGGATGTATGTAGGAGGCGGCTATTTCATACACGCGCCACGAACCGGGGATTTCGTCAGTCTGGCCCCGTTGGCCGAACGCCGTGACTATGCCGGAGCTCGAAGATACAATTGGGTGCCGCGTACGGCTCCGCCCTCACGCGCAAGAGTAAACCCCGCCGCCCCGTTTGCCGC